A stretch of Mya arenaria isolate MELC-2E11 chromosome 14, ASM2691426v1 DNA encodes these proteins:
- the LOC128217180 gene encoding uncharacterized protein LOC128217180 isoform X2 has translation MLSVMTRSLALLLVVVATVYAAPPVRIDSKDECGSTNTVELDSDFRLVGRGVAAGANSTKDSMCTFSFTATDGAEGCMGLCYMFDHYATINDMKVELAVGPKVFKKGDAFPMEPVCMEDKALPVTLTQKTGYIYKKDEPNYKFVLSVYNKCGMKGSVINIDFDEAIQLVDGYHHGEKKEDRERSTFIAGILLGFGLSCIFLVVLAIGYCYTRNSPTGRGRSSSAMKIGGQRGKMTPGQEPKEVEMGVRYKAKDPDQPEVKPLLDPVKPPAEGATGKHSA, from the exons ATGCTATCAGTCATGACGAGGAGTTTAGCCTTATTGCTGGTCGTAGTGGCGACGGTGTATGCCGCAC CACCGGTCAGAATCGACTCCAAGGATGAGTGCGGCTCCACGAACACCGTCGAACTGGATTCTGACTTCCGGTTGGTAGGCCGGGGCGTGGCGGCTGGCGCCAACTCAACCAAAGACTCCATGTGCACGTTCAGCTTCACCGCCACCGACGGCGCGGAAGGGTGCATGGGACTGTGCTACATGTTCGATCACTACGCGACCATCAATGATATGAAAGTGGAGCTGGCCGTCGGCCCTAAG GTGTTCAAAAAAGGTGACGCTTTCCCCATGGAGCCCGTGTGCATGGAGGACAAAGCCCTgccagtgaccttgacccagaaGACTGGCTACATATACAAGAAGGACGAGCCCAACTACAAGTTTGTCCTGAGCGTCTATAACAAGTGTGGAATGAAGGGATCCGTCATCAACATAGACTTTGATGAAGCCATTCAATTGGTGGATG GTTATCACCATGGCGAGAAGAAAGAAGATAGGGAGAGGAGCACATTTATTGCTGGTATCTTGCTGGGATTTGGCCTGTCCTGTATTTTCCTGGTTGTCCTTGCTATTGGCTACTGCTACACCAGAAACAGCCCAACCGGGCGAGGAAGGTCAAGCTCTGCTATGAAAA ttggAGGTCAGCGCGGTAAGATGACCCCAGGCCAGGAGCCCAAGGAGGTTGAGATGGGCGTCCGATACAAGGCTAAAG